Proteins encoded by one window of Cervus canadensis isolate Bull #8, Minnesota chromosome 18, ASM1932006v1, whole genome shotgun sequence:
- the LOC122421184 gene encoding leukocyte immunoglobulin-like receptor subfamily A member 6 — protein MAPTLPALLCLGLSVGLRTQVQAGEPPPKPTIWAEPGSVVPWGSPVSIWCQGTLGAQEFRLDKEGISVPWDGQKPLEPGDKAKFSISLMTGQHAGHYRCYYLRGYHWSERSDPLELVVTGPYGKPSLSALPSPVVTSGGNVTLQCGSYQGFNRFLLTKEGEDESSRTLDGQWSPDRQTQALFPVGPVSPGHGWTFRCYGFYRDTPWVWSAPSDPLELLVSGLSGKPSLLSPRGPVVTSGQNLTLQCRSDAGYARFALSKEGGRDLPQRPAQRAQGGLSQADFPLGPVGTVHGGRYRCYGGHGLSSEWSAPSDPLELLVAGLLRDRPSLSARPGPSVAPGENVTLLCQSGNRTDTFLLSQEGAAHRPLRLRAQDQGGRFWAEFSLSPVSSAHGGTYRCYRALSTDPHQLSRPSEPLALLVSDYTVQNLIRMGAAASVLLLLGVLLCQARHDRGGARDAAGS, from the exons atggcccccaccctccccgccctGCTCTGCCTCG GGCTGAGTGTGGGCCTGAGGACCCAGGTGCAGGCTGGTGA ACCCCCCCCCAAACCCACCATCTGGGCGGAGCCGGGCTCTGTGGTCCCCTGGGGGAGCCCCGTGAGCATCTGGTGTCAGGGGACCCTGGGGGCCCAGGAGTTCCGTCTGGATAAAGAGGGAATCTCAGTCCCCTGGGACGGACAGAAACCCCTGGAGCCCGGGGACAAGGCCAAGTTCTCCATCTCACTGATGACCGGGCAGCACGCAGGGCACTATCGGTGCTACTATCTCAGGGGATATCACTGGTCAGAGCGCAGTGACCCCCTGGAGCTGGTGGTGACAG GACCCTACGGCAAACCCAGCCTCTCAGCCCTGCCGAGCCCTGTGGTGACCTCGGGAGGGAACGTGACCCTGCAGTGTGGCTCCTATCAGGGATTTAACAGGTTCCTTCTGACCAAGGAAGGAGAAGACGAGTCCTCTCGGACCCTGGATGGACAGTGGAGCCCTGACAGGCAGACCCAGGCCCTGTTCCCCGTGGGCCCCGTGAGCCCCGGACACGGGTGGACGTTCAGATGCTACGGCTTTTACAGGGACACCCCCTGGGTGTGGTCGGCCCCCAGCGACCCCCTGGAGCTCCTGGTCTCAG GGCTGTCTGGGAAGCCGTCCCTCCTGAGCCCGCGGGGCCCTGTCGTCACCTCTGGACAGAACCTGACCCTGCAGTGTCGCTCTGACGCCGGCTACGCCAGATTCGCTCTGTCCAAGGAGGGGGGCCGGGACCTCCCCCAGCGCCCTGCCCAGAGGGCCCAGGGGGGGCTCTCTCAGGCCGACTTCCCCCTGGGCCCGGTGGGCACCGTCCACGGGGGCCGGTACAGATGCTACGGTGGACACGGCCTCTCCTCCGAGTGGTCGGCCCCCAGCGACCCCCTGGAGCTCCTGGTGGCAG GACTGCTCAGAGACAGACCCTCGCTCTCGGCGCGGCCGGGCCCCTCGGTGGCCCCGGGGGAGAACGTGACCCTGCTGTGTCAGTCGGGAAACAGGACGGACACCTTCCTTCTGTCCCAGGAGGGGGCAGCCCATCGCCCCCTGCGTCTGCGCGCCCAGGACCAAGGAGGGCGGTTCTGGGCCGAGTTCTCCTTGAGTCCTGTGAGCTCGGCCCACGGGGGCACCTACAGGTGTTACCGCGCACTCAGCACAGACCCCCACCAGCTGTCCCGGCCCAGCGAGCCCCTGGCGCTCCTGGTCTCAG ACTACACGGTGCAGAATCTCATCCGGATGGGCGCCGCCGCCTCGGTCCTGCTGCTCCTCGGGGTCCTGCTCTGCCAGGCTCGGCACGACCGCGGAGGAGCCCGAGACGCGGCCGGGAGCTGA